In one Sphingomonas sanguinis genomic region, the following are encoded:
- a CDS encoding ferritin-like domain-containing protein — MTESAQLLDAFDARVERRNLRREFFKTAMGAAAAGVTAFSLAGKAGAQTAITDTDILNFALNLEYLEAQFYAFAANGTGLAANQLTGTGTQGAVTGGQQVNFATGSADDAIVGQYAREIAADEAAHVAFLRTALGTAAVAQPAINISGDANGPFTAAARAAGVVGANDTFNPYSSPTAFLLGAYIFEDVGVTAYKGASPLISNKTFLQAAAGILAVEAYHAAIVRTTLYARGYDANNPQPSLITAAGQISDARDSLDGSTDLDQGIARSTINGQLVSNIVPLDSSGIAFSRSPAQVLNIVYLNKAAATLGGFFPAGVNGNLRASVAN; from the coding sequence ATGACGGAAAGCGCACAACTGCTCGACGCGTTCGACGCGCGGGTCGAGCGCCGCAACCTGCGGCGCGAATTCTTCAAGACGGCGATGGGCGCGGCAGCGGCCGGCGTGACCGCCTTTTCCCTGGCGGGCAAGGCCGGGGCGCAGACGGCGATCACCGACACCGACATTCTGAACTTCGCGCTGAACCTCGAATATCTCGAGGCGCAGTTTTACGCCTTTGCCGCCAACGGCACGGGGCTGGCCGCCAACCAGCTGACCGGGACCGGGACGCAAGGCGCGGTGACCGGCGGCCAGCAGGTCAATTTCGCGACCGGCAGCGCCGACGACGCCATTGTCGGCCAATATGCCCGCGAGATCGCGGCGGACGAGGCGGCGCACGTCGCCTTCCTGCGGACCGCGCTGGGCACGGCGGCGGTCGCGCAACCGGCGATCAACATCTCGGGCGATGCCAATGGCCCGTTCACGGCAGCGGCCCGCGCGGCCGGTGTCGTCGGCGCGAACGATACCTTCAACCCCTATAGCTCGCCCACGGCGTTTCTGCTGGGCGCGTATATCTTCGAGGATGTCGGCGTCACCGCCTATAAGGGCGCCTCGCCGCTCATCAGCAACAAGACCTTCCTCCAGGCGGCGGCAGGCATTCTGGCGGTCGAGGCCTATCACGCCGCGATCGTGCGCACGACGCTCTATGCGCGCGGCTATGACGCCAACAACCCGCAACCGTCGTTGATCACCGCCGCCGGACAGATTTCCGACGCGCGCGACAGCCTGGACGGCTCGACCGACCTCGACCAGGGGATCGCCCGGTCCACGATCAACGGACAGCTGGTGTCGAACATCGTGCCGCTCGATTCGAGCGGCATCGCGTTCAGCCGCTCGCCCGCCCAGGTGCTCAACATCGTGTACTTGAACAAGGCGGCCGCCACGCTGGGCGGGTTCTTCCCGGCCGGCGTCAACGGAAACCTGCGCGCCAGCGTGGCGAACTGA
- the egtD gene encoding L-histidine N(alpha)-methyltransferase, which yields MLKPEIEDGQMSLADPAFRADVLAGLERRPRAIPARWFYDRKGSELFEAITDLPEYYPTRAETAILKTMCPDLVDHVGKGRAVVEFGSGSSTKTPVLLRCVEPSAYVPIDISGDFLRESARGLQQAFPDLPIHPLEGDFMRPLTLPAMVADAPKLGFFPGSTIGNMTPAMATDLLRAMRGSLGEGAMLLIGMDRTKPSDVLVPAYDDAAGVTAAFNRNLLDRINRELDGTIPVDAFRHRAIWNDDRSRIEMHLAAERDVDFTIEGRPFAMASGETIHTENSHKYGPRDAKILLRAGGWTPIAQWSDPDELFAVYLAEAQSARLAP from the coding sequence ATGCTGAAGCCCGAGATCGAGGACGGCCAGATGTCGCTGGCCGACCCCGCCTTCCGCGCCGACGTCCTGGCCGGGCTGGAGCGTCGTCCGCGCGCCATCCCCGCGCGCTGGTTCTACGACCGCAAGGGGTCCGAGCTGTTCGAGGCGATCACCGACCTGCCCGAATATTATCCGACCCGCGCCGAAACCGCGATCCTGAAGACCATGTGCCCCGATCTGGTGGACCATGTCGGCAAGGGGCGCGCGGTCGTTGAGTTCGGTTCGGGCTCCTCGACGAAGACGCCGGTGCTGCTGCGCTGTGTCGAGCCGTCGGCCTATGTGCCGATCGACATTTCGGGCGACTTCCTGCGCGAATCCGCACGTGGTCTGCAACAGGCGTTCCCGGACCTGCCCATCCATCCGCTGGAGGGCGATTTCATGCGTCCGCTGACGCTGCCCGCGATGGTGGCGGATGCGCCGAAACTGGGTTTCTTCCCCGGCTCGACCATCGGCAACATGACACCCGCCATGGCGACCGACCTGCTGCGCGCGATGCGTGGCTCGCTGGGCGAGGGGGCGATGCTGCTGATCGGGATGGACCGGACCAAGCCCAGCGACGTGCTGGTCCCCGCCTATGACGATGCGGCCGGCGTGACGGCGGCGTTCAACCGCAACCTGCTCGACCGGATCAACCGCGAGCTGGACGGCACCATCCCCGTCGACGCCTTCCGCCACCGCGCGATCTGGAACGACGATCGTTCGCGGATCGAGATGCATTTGGCGGCCGAGCGGGACGTGGATTTCACCATCGAAGGGCGCCCCTTCGCCATGGCCTCGGGCGAGACGATCCATACGGAGAACAGCCACAAATATGGCCCGCGCGACGCCAAGATCCTGCTGCGCGCGGGCGGCTGGACGCCGATCGCCCAGTGGAGCGATCCGGACGAGCTGTTCGCGGTCTATCTGGCCGAGGCGCAATCCGCTCGGCTCGCGCCGTGA
- the egtB gene encoding ergothioneine biosynthesis protein EgtB, whose translation MPTLVPSSAATLDPADSLASRYAAVRGLTLALAEPLSDADATVQSMPDASPAKWHMAHTTWFFETFVLRDHVPGYALHDPRFPFLFNSYYEAEGKRHARHRRGMITRPTLDEVRAYRAHVDAALLAALPDLPAAALELVALGCHHEEQHQELFVTDILHLFSENPLEPALYTPEPKAPVAMPAPVGWIEGKAGIVEVGHDGQGFAFDCEGPRHQALLQRHAIADRTVTNAEWMNFIDDGGYRDARLWLSDGWAWVKGEGIAAPLYWEERDGGWTRFGLDGRRAIDPAAPVTHVSFYEADAFATWAGARLPTEFEWEAAAAAHDASGGNQLDRAGAIEPRPSTSGPAFFGDVWEWTGSAYRPYPGFHPVEGAVGEYNGKFMNGQFVLRGGSCATPRGHARACYRNFFYPHQRWQFTGVRLAKDL comes from the coding sequence ATGCCGACCCTCGTCCCGTCCTCTGCGGCGACCCTTGACCCCGCAGATTCGCTGGCATCCCGCTATGCGGCGGTGCGCGGCCTGACCCTGGCGCTGGCCGAGCCGCTGTCCGATGCCGATGCGACCGTCCAGTCGATGCCGGACGCCTCGCCTGCCAAATGGCATATGGCGCATACGACCTGGTTCTTCGAAACCTTCGTACTGCGCGATCATGTGCCAGGTTACGCCCTTCACGACCCGCGCTTCCCCTTCCTGTTCAACAGCTATTACGAGGCGGAGGGCAAACGCCATGCGCGCCACCGCCGGGGGATGATTACCCGCCCGACGCTGGACGAGGTGCGCGCCTATCGCGCCCATGTCGACGCCGCGCTGCTTGCCGCCTTGCCGGACCTGCCCGCTGCGGCGCTGGAGCTGGTGGCGCTGGGCTGTCATCATGAGGAGCAGCATCAGGAGCTGTTCGTCACCGACATCCTGCACCTCTTCTCTGAAAATCCGCTCGAACCCGCGCTCTACACGCCCGAGCCGAAGGCGCCGGTCGCGATGCCCGCGCCCGTGGGCTGGATCGAAGGCAAGGCGGGGATCGTCGAGGTCGGCCATGACGGACAGGGCTTTGCCTTCGACTGCGAAGGGCCGCGTCATCAGGCGCTGCTCCAGCGCCACGCGATCGCCGACCGCACCGTCACCAATGCCGAATGGATGAACTTCATCGACGATGGCGGCTATCGCGACGCGCGCCTCTGGCTGTCGGACGGCTGGGCCTGGGTGAAGGGGGAGGGCATTGCCGCGCCACTCTATTGGGAAGAGCGCGATGGCGGCTGGACCCGGTTCGGGCTGGACGGGCGGCGCGCGATCGACCCCGCCGCGCCGGTGACCCATGTCAGCTTCTACGAGGCGGACGCCTTCGCCACCTGGGCGGGCGCGCGGCTGCCGACCGAATTCGAGTGGGAAGCGGCGGCGGCCGCGCATGACGCATCGGGCGGCAACCAGCTGGACCGGGCGGGCGCGATCGAGCCGCGCCCCTCGACCAGCGGCCCGGCTTTTTTCGGCGATGTCTGGGAATGGACGGGCAGCGCGTATCGTCCCTATCCCGGCTTCCACCCCGTCGAGGGGGCGGTCGGCGAGTATAATGGCAAGTTCATGAACGGGCAGTTCGTCCTGCGCGGCGGCAGCTGCGCGACGCCGCGAGGGCACGCCCGCGCCTGTTACCGCAACTTCTTCTATCCCCATCAGCGCTGGCAATTCACCGGCGTCCGCCTGGCAAAGGATCTTTAA
- a CDS encoding cob(I)yrinic acid a,c-diamide adenosyltransferase, which translates to MVKLTKIYTRTGDEGTTGLVDGSRRSKADMRMVAIGEVDEANSAIGVALLSVEGPLGERLTMIQNDLFDLGADLATPGEVEGGLRIIPEQVARLEAEIDAMNASLSPLTSFILPGGSAASAHLHLARAIARRAERAAVALAGQEAINPPALAYLNRLSDWLFVAARTMNQSGASDVLWVPGGARMVR; encoded by the coding sequence TTGGTCAAGCTGACGAAAATCTACACCCGCACCGGCGACGAAGGCACGACCGGGCTGGTCGACGGATCGCGCCGTTCCAAGGCGGATATGCGCATGGTCGCGATCGGCGAGGTGGACGAGGCGAACAGCGCGATCGGCGTGGCCTTGCTGTCGGTCGAAGGGCCGCTGGGCGAGCGACTGACCATGATCCAGAACGATCTGTTCGACCTCGGCGCGGATCTTGCTACGCCCGGAGAGGTGGAGGGGGGGCTTCGCATCATTCCCGAGCAGGTCGCGCGGCTGGAGGCGGAGATCGACGCGATGAACGCGTCGCTGTCCCCCCTGACCAGCTTCATCCTGCCCGGCGGCAGCGCGGCGTCCGCGCATCTGCATCTGGCGCGCGCCATCGCCCGGCGGGCCGAGCGCGCCGCCGTGGCGCTGGCCGGGCAGGAGGCGATCAACCCGCCCGCGCTCGCCTATCTCAACCGATTGTCGGATTGGCTTTTTGTCGCCGCACGCACGATGAACCAAAGCGGTGCATCGGACGTTCTTTGGGTTCCAGGAGGGGCGCGCATGGTACGGTAA
- a CDS encoding twin transmembrane helix small protein produces MTTFLVILLIAAMLATVVALVRGIITFLQEATAEAKGEGPTASQLKSNRMMQQRIFFQALAITVVVLLLFMAGRT; encoded by the coding sequence ATGACCACTTTTCTCGTGATCCTGCTGATCGCGGCGATGCTCGCCACCGTCGTCGCGCTGGTGCGCGGCATCATCACCTTTCTCCAAGAGGCGACGGCGGAGGCGAAGGGTGAGGGGCCGACCGCGTCGCAGCTAAAATCCAACCGGATGATGCAGCAGCGCATCTTCTTCCAGGCACTGGCGATCACCGTGGTCGTGCTGTTGCTGTTCATGGCGGGGCGGACCTGA
- the gluQRS gene encoding tRNA glutamyl-Q(34) synthetase GluQRS: MSGAPRATRFAPSPTGRLHLGHALSAVRAFDLARTSGGRFLLRIEDIDGTRSRPEHVDAILRDLEWLGLEWDDLSFQSERLDLYAAAQARLADLVYPCFCTRAEIAASLSAPHGATPLYPGTCRHLSDQERAARMGEPHSWRLDMARAVERTGPLTWQDEYAGEVAADPLSHGDVILARKDAPASYHLAVTVDDAAQGVSDVVRGVDLFDATHVHRLVQALLDLPTPLYHHHPLIVGTDGQRLAKRHGAPALAAMREAGEDGRALADALRRNMLPAGFRLGEA, from the coding sequence ATGAGTGGAGCGCCACGCGCCACGCGTTTCGCGCCCAGCCCGACCGGGCGGCTGCATCTCGGCCATGCGCTGTCGGCGGTGCGTGCGTTCGATCTGGCGCGGACAAGTGGCGGCCGTTTCCTGCTGCGGATCGAGGATATCGACGGTACGCGCAGTCGGCCCGAACATGTCGATGCGATATTGCGCGATCTGGAATGGTTGGGGCTGGAATGGGACGATCTGTCCTTCCAGTCCGAGCGACTGGACCTTTATGCGGCGGCACAGGCCCGACTCGCCGATCTGGTCTACCCCTGTTTCTGCACCCGTGCCGAGATCGCTGCCAGCCTCTCCGCGCCGCACGGGGCCACGCCGCTCTATCCGGGAACGTGTCGCCATCTGTCGGATCAGGAGCGTGCCGCGCGGATGGGGGAGCCGCATAGCTGGCGGCTGGACATGGCGCGGGCCGTGGAGCGCACCGGGCCGCTGACCTGGCAGGACGAATATGCGGGTGAGGTCGCCGCCGATCCGCTTTCCCATGGCGACGTCATCCTGGCACGCAAGGATGCGCCCGCCAGCTATCATCTGGCGGTGACGGTCGATGATGCGGCGCAGGGTGTGAGCGACGTGGTGCGGGGCGTCGACCTGTTCGACGCCACCCATGTCCACCGATTGGTCCAAGCGCTGCTGGACCTGCCGACGCCGCTCTATCACCACCACCCGCTGATCGTCGGCACGGACGGCCAGCGCCTGGCCAAGCGGCACGGCGCGCCCGCCCTGGCGGCGATGCGCGAGGCGGGCGAGGACGGTCGCGCGCTGGCGGATGCGCTGCGTCGCAATATGCTTCCCGCTGGATTTCGGCTGGGGGAGGCGTAA
- a CDS encoding HNH endonuclease, whose protein sequence is MFHPDLIRHPDSCPALVLNADYTPLSYYPLSVWPWQTAVKAVFLDRVDIVAHYEREVRSPTAKVKLPSVIALKQFVKPSQFPAFTRFNLFLRDRFSCQYCGSHRDLTFDHVIPRAQGGRTTWENVVTACAPCNLKKGGRTPRQAAMPLHIEPIRPTNWHLQEHGRSFPPNYLHETWHDWLYWDVELEA, encoded by the coding sequence GTGTTTCATCCCGATTTGATCCGACACCCGGACAGTTGTCCGGCGCTCGTACTGAATGCGGACTATACGCCGCTGTCCTATTATCCACTGTCGGTCTGGCCCTGGCAGACCGCGGTGAAGGCCGTGTTTCTCGACCGGGTGGATATCGTCGCCCATTATGAGCGCGAGGTGCGCAGCCCGACCGCCAAGGTCAAGCTGCCCTCGGTCATCGCGCTCAAGCAGTTCGTGAAGCCGTCGCAATTCCCGGCCTTCACCCGCTTCAACCTGTTCCTGCGCGACCGCTTCTCCTGCCAATATTGCGGATCGCACCGCGACCTGACCTTCGACCATGTCATCCCGCGCGCGCAAGGCGGCCGGACGACCTGGGAGAATGTCGTCACGGCCTGCGCGCCCTGTAACCTGAAGAAGGGCGGACGCACTCCGCGCCAGGCCGCGATGCCGCTGCATATCGAGCCGATCCGCCCGACAAACTGGCATTTACAGGAACATGGCCGCAGCTTCCCGCCCAATTATCTGCATGAAACATGGCACGACTGGCTCTATTGGGACGTTGAGCTGGAAGCGTAA
- the ppc gene encoding phosphoenolpyruvate carboxylase — MTTLPPIANNADIRFLGAQLGDVIRRYGGDALFEATEAIRRASVDRYRGLGEDGSVDLQLERLALDETLDFVRGFMLFSMLANLAEDRQGIAREPGTDIAEVLATLSEQGIDREAAMELLAQALVVPVLTAHPTEVRRKSMIDHRNRIAELLAMRDAGRDVTPDGDDVDAAIGRQIALLWQTRVLRRERLYVTDEVETALSYLRDVFLPVLPALYQRWDKAFGARVPAFLRPGSWIGGDRDGNPFVTAESLTTALAQAADAVLTHYCEGVHALGAELSISTGHAQVNEAVLALADASGDEALSRSDEPYRRALSGIYARLSATHQKLTGKTPPRPGRLTGEPYPDPKALRTDLVAIARGLAAQGDGALASGGALGRLIRAVETFGFHLATLDLRQNSAVHERVVAELLKVAGVEADYLALDEEARVALLRRELANARPLFSHYADYSDETRSELAIVQAAANAHATYGPKCITNYIVSMGKSVSDLLEINLMLKEFGLYRPGEPATAAIMAVPLFETIEDLEAGPEIMRAYFALPEIAAIVRARGHQEVMIGYSDSNKDGGYLTSTWSLSKASSAFRPVFDDLGVRMQLFHGRGGAVGRGGGSAFAAIRAQPHGTVQGRIRITEQGEVIAGKYGTRDSALTNLEAMASATLLASLEPDRLSAADTARFTAAMEELSATAFSTYRGLVYGTEGFRTFFRQMTPIAEIAGLKIGSRPASRKKSDAIEDLRAIPWVFSWAQARVMLPGWYGVGTAIANFEDKALLAEMAKHWPFFAATLANMEMVLAKSDIGIARRYAGLVEDEGLRDAIFGRIHDGWHRARDGLLTVTGQTRLLSDNPALEASIRLRLPYIEPLNLLQIELMKRHRAGEDDPRIGEGILLSINGIATALRNSG, encoded by the coding sequence ATGACGACCCTGCCTCCGATCGCCAACAATGCCGATATCCGCTTCCTGGGCGCCCAGCTCGGTGATGTGATCCGCCGTTATGGCGGCGACGCGCTGTTCGAGGCGACCGAGGCGATCCGGCGTGCCTCGGTCGATCGCTATCGCGGGCTGGGCGAGGACGGGTCGGTCGACCTGCAACTGGAACGCCTTGCGCTTGACGAGACGCTGGATTTCGTGCGCGGCTTCATGCTGTTCTCGATGCTCGCCAATCTGGCCGAGGACCGGCAGGGCATTGCGCGGGAGCCGGGCACCGACATTGCCGAGGTGCTGGCGACGCTGTCCGAACAGGGTATCGACCGCGAGGCGGCGATGGAGCTGCTGGCGCAGGCGCTGGTCGTCCCGGTACTGACCGCGCACCCGACCGAGGTGCGGCGCAAGAGCATGATCGACCACCGCAACCGCATCGCCGAACTGCTGGCGATGCGCGATGCGGGCCGTGACGTCACGCCCGATGGCGACGATGTGGACGCGGCGATCGGCCGCCAGATCGCGCTTCTCTGGCAGACGCGGGTGCTGCGCCGCGAGCGGCTGTACGTCACCGACGAGGTGGAGACGGCGCTCTCCTATTTGCGCGACGTCTTCCTGCCGGTGCTGCCCGCTTTGTACCAGCGCTGGGACAAGGCGTTCGGGGCGCGCGTGCCCGCCTTCCTGCGCCCCGGTTCGTGGATCGGCGGCGACCGCGACGGCAATCCCTTCGTCACCGCCGAGTCGCTGACCACCGCGCTCGCCCAGGCGGCGGACGCGGTGCTGACCCATTATTGCGAGGGGGTTCATGCGCTGGGCGCCGAGCTGTCGATCTCGACCGGCCATGCGCAGGTGAACGAGGCGGTGCTGGCGCTGGCCGATGCCAGCGGCGATGAGGCGCTGAGCCGCTCGGACGAACCCTATCGCCGCGCGCTGTCGGGCATTTATGCGCGGCTTTCGGCCACGCATCAGAAGCTGACCGGCAAGACCCCGCCGCGCCCCGGCCGCCTGACCGGCGAGCCCTATCCCGACCCCAAGGCGCTGCGCACCGATCTGGTTGCGATCGCGCGGGGGCTGGCCGCGCAGGGCGACGGGGCGTTGGCCAGCGGCGGCGCGCTCGGGCGGCTGATCCGGGCGGTCGAAACCTTCGGCTTCCACCTCGCCACGCTCGACCTGCGGCAGAATTCGGCGGTGCATGAACGCGTCGTCGCCGAACTGCTGAAGGTGGCGGGCGTCGAGGCGGATTATCTGGCCCTGGACGAGGAGGCGCGCGTCGCGCTGCTTCGTCGCGAACTGGCCAATGCCCGGCCGCTGTTCAGCCATTATGCCGACTATTCGGACGAGACGCGCTCCGAACTCGCCATCGTCCAGGCTGCCGCCAATGCCCATGCCACCTACGGGCCGAAGTGCATCACCAACTATATCGTCTCGATGGGCAAGTCGGTGTCCGACCTGCTTGAAATCAATCTGATGCTGAAGGAATTCGGCCTCTACCGCCCCGGCGAGCCCGCCACCGCCGCGATCATGGCGGTGCCGCTGTTCGAGACGATCGAGGACCTGGAGGCAGGCCCGGAGATCATGCGCGCCTATTTCGCGCTGCCGGAGATTGCCGCGATCGTCCGCGCGCGGGGCCATCAGGAGGTGATGATCGGCTATTCGGACTCGAACAAGGATGGCGGCTATCTGACCTCCACCTGGTCCCTGTCCAAGGCGTCGAGCGCGTTTCGCCCGGTCTTCGACGATCTCGGCGTCAGGATGCAGCTCTTCCACGGGCGCGGCGGCGCGGTCGGACGCGGCGGCGGCAGCGCCTTTGCCGCGATCCGTGCCCAGCCGCATGGCACGGTGCAGGGCCGCATCCGCATCACCGAACAGGGCGAGGTGATCGCGGGCAAATATGGCACCCGCGATTCAGCTCTGACCAATTTGGAAGCCATGGCGTCGGCGACGTTGCTCGCCAGCCTGGAGCCGGACCGGCTGTCGGCGGCGGACACCGCGCGCTTTACCGCCGCGATGGAGGAACTGTCGGCGACCGCCTTCTCCACCTATCGCGGGCTGGTCTATGGCACCGAGGGTTTCCGTACCTTCTTCCGCCAGATGACTCCGATCGCCGAGATTGCGGGCCTGAAGATCGGCAGCCGCCCGGCCAGCCGCAAGAAGTCCGACGCGATCGAGGATCTGCGCGCCATTCCCTGGGTGTTCAGCTGGGCACAGGCGCGCGTCATGCTGCCGGGCTGGTACGGCGTTGGCACCGCGATCGCGAATTTCGAGGATAAGGCGTTGCTCGCCGAGATGGCGAAACACTGGCCCTTCTTCGCGGCCACGCTGGCCAATATGGAGATGGTGCTGGCCAAGTCCGACATCGGCATCGCGCGGCGCTATGCCGGGCTGGTCGAGGACGAGGGGCTGCGGGACGCGATCTTCGGGCGAATCCATGACGGCTGGCACCGCGCGCGTGACGGGTTGCTGACCGTGACCGGACAGACGCGGTTGCTGTCCGACAATCCGGCGCTGGAGGCGTCGATCCGCCTGCGCCTGCCCTATATCGAGCCGCTCAACCTGCTCCAGATCGAACTCATGAAGCGCCACCGCGCGGGCGAAGACGATCCGCGCATCGGCGAGGGCATATTGCTGTCGATCAACGGCATCGCCACGGCGTTGCGCAACAGCGGGTAA
- a CDS encoding OsmC family protein — translation MADFVVHYEGGLRCHVAHPDNGAVLVMDASQELGGRGENFSPSDLLSVSLGGCVLSIMAMAGRVAGLELAGATATVTKQMGNAPRRITTLGVTVRVPGRYDMAQRKRLEAAAAACPVHAVLGIDAPITIIWDD, via the coding sequence GTGGCGGATTTCGTCGTGCATTACGAAGGCGGCCTGCGCTGTCATGTCGCCCATCCCGACAATGGCGCGGTGCTGGTCATGGACGCGTCGCAGGAACTGGGCGGGCGCGGCGAGAATTTCTCGCCCAGCGACCTGTTGTCGGTGTCGCTGGGCGGCTGCGTCTTGAGCATCATGGCGATGGCGGGCCGCGTCGCCGGACTGGAACTGGCGGGCGCGACGGCGACCGTAACCAAGCAGATGGGCAATGCGCCGCGCCGGATCACGACGCTGGGCGTCACGGTCCGGGTGCCGGGTCGGTACGACATGGCCCAGCGCAAGCGGCTGGAAGCGGCGGCGGCCGCCTGCCCGGTCCATGCCGTCCTGGGCATTGACGCGCCGATCACAATTATCTGGGATGACTGA
- a CDS encoding chorismate mutase, which yields MSESVFARAPATPCCRTLGEVRTHIDRIDDQILRLMAERSRYVAQAGRFKTSAATVRDEARIRQILTRIRAKAAQTGVSPDVAEATFRAMVEGFTAEEARQVGR from the coding sequence ATGTCTGAATCTGTTTTCGCGCGGGCGCCGGCCACCCCGTGCTGCCGAACGCTGGGCGAGGTGCGAACCCATATCGACCGGATCGACGACCAGATCCTGCGACTGATGGCGGAGCGGTCGCGCTATGTCGCGCAGGCCGGGCGCTTCAAAACCTCCGCCGCGACCGTGCGGGACGAGGCGCGCATCCGCCAGATCCTGACGCGTATCCGGGCCAAGGCGGCGCAGACCGGGGTCAGCCCCGACGTGGCCGAGGCGACCTTCCGTGCGATGGTCGAGGGATTCACGGCGGAGGAAGCGCGGCAGGTCGGCCGTTAA
- a CDS encoding methylated-DNA--[protein]-cysteine S-methyltransferase gives MLSECTMASPVGELTLVASEKGLRAVLWAEERVGRVPLPERRDDPAHAVLAQAIRQLSEYFAGERCVFDLPLDPVGTAFQKAVWTGLNAIPYGETRSYAALATAIGRPGASRAVGAANGRNPLSIVTPCHRVIGANGTLTGFAGGLAVKQWLLAHERGERALALT, from the coding sequence ATGTTGAGCGAATGCACCATGGCCTCGCCAGTGGGCGAGCTGACCCTCGTGGCGAGTGAAAAGGGCCTGCGCGCGGTCCTCTGGGCTGAGGAGCGCGTGGGGCGGGTGCCCTTGCCCGAACGGCGCGACGATCCGGCGCATGCGGTGCTGGCACAAGCGATACGCCAGCTGTCCGAATATTTTGCCGGTGAACGCTGCGTGTTCGACCTGCCGCTCGATCCCGTCGGCACCGCGTTTCAAAAGGCGGTGTGGACCGGGCTCAATGCCATTCCCTATGGCGAGACGCGCAGCTACGCCGCGCTCGCCACCGCGATCGGGCGGCCGGGGGCATCGCGCGCCGTGGGCGCGGCGAACGGGCGCAATCCGCTGTCGATCGTGACGCCCTGCCACCGCGTCATCGGCGCGAACGGCACGCTGACTGGTTTCGCGGGCGGACTGGCGGTCAAGCAATGGTTGCTGGCGCACGAACGCGGCGAGCGGGCCTTGGCGTTGACATGA
- a CDS encoding acyl-CoA thioesterase encodes MSRFTMSFTAQPDHIDELGHVNNAVWVQWIQAIAGAHWESVVPPEHAAAHVWVVTRHEIDYRGNVVAGETVTAETWVPDPPKGARFDRHVRFLDAEGRVKVEAVTTWALIDRATSRLLRVTPEIAAPFFRV; translated from the coding sequence ATGAGCCGTTTCACCATGAGCTTCACCGCCCAGCCCGATCATATCGACGAGCTGGGCCATGTGAACAACGCCGTCTGGGTCCAGTGGATTCAGGCGATCGCGGGCGCGCATTGGGAATCCGTCGTGCCCCCCGAACATGCCGCCGCCCATGTCTGGGTCGTGACGCGGCACGAGATCGACTATCGCGGCAATGTCGTGGCGGGCGAGACGGTGACCGCCGAAACCTGGGTCCCGGACCCGCCCAAGGGCGCGCGCTTCGACCGGCATGTCCGCTTTCTGGATGCGGAAGGCCGGGTCAAGGTGGAGGCGGTGACGACCTGGGCGCTGATCGACCGCGCCACCAGCCGGTTGCTGCGCGTCACGCCCGAGATCGCCGCGCCCTTCTTTCGGGTTTGA
- a CDS encoding DedA family protein — protein MADGSRILSIEAIVARYGVAAIALGAGLEGETAVVTGGILSHQGLIGWPAAFLAAAIGSFLADQVFFTIGRRARDGRWVGKLRKRRVYTRVTKLMERYPVGFIFAFRFLYGLRTISPVALGTSHVSTRLFVAVNAASALCWAAIFTGIGYLFGEAFHELAARYRPTLPHILMAAGLVMIAAAIGWGVRALWLRYKEPDEQA, from the coding sequence GTGGCAGATGGGAGTCGAATCCTGAGCATAGAGGCGATCGTCGCGCGCTACGGTGTCGCGGCCATCGCGCTCGGCGCCGGGCTGGAGGGCGAGACGGCGGTCGTGACGGGAGGCATCCTGTCGCATCAGGGGCTGATCGGCTGGCCCGCCGCCTTCCTGGCCGCGGCGATCGGGTCGTTCCTGGCGGACCAGGTCTTCTTCACCATCGGCCGGCGGGCGCGCGACGGGCGCTGGGTGGGCAAGCTGCGCAAGCGGCGGGTCTATACGCGCGTCACGAAGCTGATGGAGCGTTACCCGGTCGGCTTCATCTTCGCCTTCCGCTTTCTCTACGGCCTGCGCACGATCAGCCCGGTGGCGCTGGGCACCAGCCATGTGTCGACCCGGCTGTTCGTCGCGGTCAATGCCGCATCCGCCTTGTGCTGGGCAGCGATCTTTACCGGCATCGGTTATCTGTTCGGCGAGGCGTTTCACGAACTCGCCGCGCGCTATCGCCCGACACTGCCGCACATCTTGATGGCAGCCGGGCTGGTGATGATCGCCGCCGCGATCGGCTGGGGCGTGCGCGCATTGTGGTTGCGATACAAGGAGCCGGACGAACAGGCATGA